Proteins encoded together in one Megalops cyprinoides isolate fMegCyp1 chromosome 20, fMegCyp1.pri, whole genome shotgun sequence window:
- the LOC118796134 gene encoding apolipoprotein D-like, with protein sequence MKTLIALILPLLLPLAIAQIPHWGPCPEPAVQPNFILKKFLGRWYEIAKLPAQFEKGRCIETNFSMKADGTIKVSSSEILKGELRTLEGTGVVEDIKQPAKLGISFSYLTPYSPYWILSTDYDKSALIYSCTDVLRLFHVDFAWILGRTRMLPQDTINKAKDIFTNSNIDVSKMIASRQQGCDKEI encoded by the exons ATGAAGACCTTGATTGCCCTCATTttgcccctgctcctgcctcttGCCATTGCCCAGATACCCCACTGGGGGCCCTGTCCAGAGCCCGCTGTCCAGCCAAACTTCATCTTGAAGAAG TTCCTTGGGAGGTGGTATGAAATTGCTAAGCTGCCGGCGCAGTTTGAGAAAGGGAGGTGCATCGAGACTAATTTCTCAATGAAAGCAGATGGGACCATTAAAGTATCAAGCTCAGAAATACT GAAGGGAGAGCTGAGGACCCTCGAGGGGACTGGCGTGGTGGAGGACATTAAGCAGCCAGCAAAACTGGGAATCAGCTTCTCCTACC TCACACCCTACTCCCCTTACTGGATCTTGTCCACCGATTACGATAAATCAGCCCTGATCTATTCCTGTACTGATGTGCTGAGGCTCTTCCACGTGGACTTCGCCTGGATCCTAGGCCGCACGCGCATGCTGCCCCAGGACACCATCAACAAAGCCAAAGACATTTTCACCAACAGTAACATTGATGTCAGCAAGATGATCGCATCCAGACAGCAAGGTTGCGACAAGGAAATCTGA